ATAATGTCGCTGCTCAATGTTTGCGGCGGTATGCTCATTACTGCATCGCCGCTATGAACCCCAGCCTGCTCGACATGCTCAATCACGGCGCCTATCAGTGTTTCCTCACCGTCCGATACGGCGTCAACTTCAACCTCCTTGGCGCCCTCCACAAACTTTGATATGACAACGGGATGCTCTCTCGATACACTAGCCGCCAACTCTAAATATTCCCTTAATTCATTTTGGCTCCGTGCAACCCTCATCGCATATCCAGATAGAACATAGCTTGGGCGGACGAGAACCGGATATCCGAGCTCCTCAGCGAATCTTTCAGCGTCCTCTATGGTTGTGAGCTTACTCCACTCAGGCTGCGGAATTCCGAGACGATCTAATAGAGAGCTGAACTTAGACCTGTCCTCTGCAATGTCTATGCTGCGGCTTGAGGTTCCAAGGAGGTTTACTCCAGCATCCGCAAGCTTGAGCGCAAGGTTGTTCGGGATTTGTCCCCCCACGCTGACTATGACACCCAGCGGCTTCTCTTTATCGTAGATGTCAAGTATTCGCTCCAATGTCAACTCTTCAAAGTATAGTTTATCGGAGATATCATAATCCGTGGATACAGTTTCAGGGTTATAGTTTATCATGACTGTCTCGTCGATACCGAGATTTTTAAGAGCCCAAATCGTATTTACGCCGCTCCAGTCAAATTCAACGCTTGAGCCGATTCTGAAGACACCGGCTCCCAGAACAATAACTTTTCTCTTATTCCAGTCGAACTGAACATCATCTTCATCCCCATGGTAAGTCAAGTAGAGATAGTTAGTCTTGGCAGGCCATTCCGCGGCTAACGTATCAATCTGTTTTACAACAGGCACAATACCCTTCTCTTTTCTATAAGATCTTACAGTCATCTCATCGGTTTTTAGGCACCTCGCGATCTGCCTATCCGAGAAGCCTAAAAGTTTCGCTTCAAATATAATATCCGCTGCATCTTCATCTTTCAGGTCAAGGCTTCTAAGCTTTTTCTCCATATCGATTATATTCTTGATCTTATAGAGGAACCATGTATCAATGCCACTAAGTTCGTATATCTTAGTGATTGGAACACCAACCTTTATTGCCTTCACGATCTTGAAGAGCCTCTCATCCGTAGGATTCTTTAGACCTTCAAGAATTGCTTCTAAGGGCTCCGGCTCCTCATCCTCATCATTCCCGACAAGTCCTATCTTACCTATGTCAAGCATTCGAACTGCTTTCTGGATGGCCTCCTCGAAGTTTCGACCAATAGCCATAACTTCGCCTACTGACTTCATTTGGGGCCCGAGGTGAGGATCAACGTTTCTGAATTTTCTTAGGTCCCATCGTGGAATCTTGACGACTAAGTAGTCTAGTGCAGGTTCAAAGCATGCAGTTGTAATGCCGGTAACCTTATTGATCAATTCTGGGAGGAGGTAACCAATGGCGAGCTTCGCCGCAATATACGCCAACGGGTATCCAGTTGCTTTGCTAGCCAAAGCGGAGCTCCTAGACATTCTTGCATTCACCTCTATCGCTCTGAATTCTTCAGATTTTGGATGTAGGGCCCATTGTATGTTGCATTCGCCTACAATGCCTAGGCTTTGGATCGCCCTGATCGAGGCTGATCGGATCAAGTGATACTCTCTATTCGTCAATGTTTGCGATGGGGCGACAACGATTGAGTCGCCTGTATGTACACCCATAGGATCAAAGTTCTCCATGTTGCAGACTGTGAGGCAGTTATTCTCATAGTCTCTCATCACTTCATACTCTATCTCTTTCCACTTCCCAATATACTCCTCAACTAGTACCTGCGTAATCATGCTTTGTGCTAGAGCCCTGTTCACAATTTCCTCAAGCTCTCTACTGTTATGGGCAACTCCAGAACCCTTACCGCCAAGAGTGTACGCGACGCGGACTATGACGGGATATCCAATTTCTTCGGCAATCGCCAAAGCCTCGCTAGTCGATGTCGCCGATTTACTTCGCGGTACTGGTATTCCGACGCGGATCATCGCCTGCTTGAATAGCTCCCTATCCTCGGTCTCCTCTATCGCACGGATAGGTGTACCAAGAACTTTAACATCATATTTCTCAAGGATGCCTGCTTTGGCAAGCTTGACGCCGCAGTTGAGAGCAGTTTGACCTCCAAAGCCGAGGAGTATCCCATCAGGCCTCTCCTTTTTTATCACCATTTCGGCATACTTCGGCGTGACTGGGAGGAGATACACTTTGCCCGCGAGGCGTGGATCAGTCTGGATCGTCGCGATGTTAGGGTTAATTAGAACTGTCTCTATGTTCTCCTCCCTTAAGGCTTTCAGACACTGACTTCCAGAATAGTCAAACTCTGCGGCCTCACCGATCTTTATCGGACCGCTTCCAAGGATCACGACTTTTCTAACCCACTCAAATTTCGGCATGAGCCTCACCTCAGATTATTGACAAACAGGTCAAACATGAATTCAGTATCATATGGTCCAGGAGAGGCTTCTGGATGCCACTGGAGTGCAAAGATCTTCCCGTCCTCGCTTCGTATTCCCTCAACAGTCTTATCGTTTGCATTTATGAACCATAGCTTCAGAGGTGTTTTATTTAGCGACTCAGCTTTGGTCGCATAGCCGTGGTTCTGGGTAGTTATGTAGCAACGTCCACTCTCAATATCTAGGGCCGGCTGGTTCTGGGACCTGTGGCCGTACTTGAGCTTATATGTATCCCCGCCGGCCGCCAGAGAAATGATCTGATTGCCTAAGCATATCCCCATGATTGGCAGATTTTCTCTTATGAGATTATGAACGGTCTCTATGGTTTCTTCACATTTTTTCGGATCTCCCGGACCATTGCTTATCAATATTCCGTCAGGTTTGTACTCCATGATCTCATGTGAAGAGAAGTTGTATGGTACTCTTGCAACGTTGACTTTACGTTTAAGAAGATTCCTGATGATGCTTGCTTTTGATCCACAGTCTATGAGGACGACTT
This Candidatus Bathyarchaeota archaeon DNA region includes the following protein-coding sequences:
- the carB gene encoding carbamoyl-phosphate synthase (glutamine-hydrolyzing) large subunit, which produces MPKFEWVRKVVILGSGPIKIGEAAEFDYSGSQCLKALREENIETVLINPNIATIQTDPRLAGKVYLLPVTPKYAEMVIKKERPDGILLGFGGQTALNCGVKLAKAGILEKYDVKVLGTPIRAIEETEDRELFKQAMIRVGIPVPRSKSATSTSEALAIAEEIGYPVIVRVAYTLGGKGSGVAHNSRELEEIVNRALAQSMITQVLVEEYIGKWKEIEYEVMRDYENNCLTVCNMENFDPMGVHTGDSIVVAPSQTLTNREYHLIRSASIRAIQSLGIVGECNIQWALHPKSEEFRAIEVNARMSRSSALASKATGYPLAYIAAKLAIGYLLPELINKVTGITTACFEPALDYLVVKIPRWDLRKFRNVDPHLGPQMKSVGEVMAIGRNFEEAIQKAVRMLDIGKIGLVGNDEDEEPEPLEAILEGLKNPTDERLFKIVKAIKVGVPITKIYELSGIDTWFLYKIKNIIDMEKKLRSLDLKDEDAADIIFEAKLLGFSDRQIARCLKTDEMTVRSYRKEKGIVPVVKQIDTLAAEWPAKTNYLYLTYHGDEDDVQFDWNKRKVIVLGAGVFRIGSSVEFDWSGVNTIWALKNLGIDETVMINYNPETVSTDYDISDKLYFEELTLERILDIYDKEKPLGVIVSVGGQIPNNLALKLADAGVNLLGTSSRSIDIAEDRSKFSSLLDRLGIPQPEWSKLTTIEDAERFAEELGYPVLVRPSYVLSGYAMRVARSQNELREYLELAASVSREHPVVISKFVEGAKEVEVDAVSDGEETLIGAVIEHVEQAGVHSGDAVMSIPPQTLSSDIISRIEDYTRSIAKALQIKGPFNIQFLVKNGDVSVIECNLRASRSLPYVSKVRGINLIEVSAAIMLGKTLKEIGINRPPPIRHVGVKVPQFSFMRLTGADPLLGVEMLSTGEAACIGENFADALLKALESVEFEIPKSGSSVLVTVGGEKMKKKIIPLARELKNLGFEVYATEHTADALRRAGLESIQILYKVKERDKKPNILDYLIQRRISLVINIPSTDSEVNPDIMEDEYTIRRLAVEFNIPVVTTLELASAIVKILRYQAQSEISIKSLNEYMDSLPFRFWNSLQKLSSAEVKVSSPIR